One Mugil cephalus isolate CIBA_MC_2020 chromosome 12, CIBA_Mcephalus_1.1, whole genome shotgun sequence DNA segment encodes these proteins:
- the LOC125017768 gene encoding pancreas transcription factor 1 subunit alpha: MEDIFFDLDQDGTTDFAFWGQMDQNIQFQTQLDAFLLDCTSANGQLSPWSSFGCQSMFPDAQLTFTDLDVQSPGAGVCAEGESSSVDEPLEVTRRRARRMLSHPPYKVQRHAANIRERKRMLSINSAFEELRCHVPTFPYEKRLSKIDTLRLAIAYIALLREILMSGCDPKSYVDECMKNGYKNQTNAIWNTSDLTARLSWIKWD; encoded by the exons atggaAGACATATTCTTTGACCTCGACCAAGATGGTACCACGGATTTTGCATTTTGGGGACAGATGGATCAAAACATTCAGTTCCAGACTCAACTGGATGCCTTCCTGCTGGACTGCACCTCAGCCAACGGCCAGCTCTCCCCTTGGTCCTCCTTTGGCTGTCAGTCCATGTTTCCGGACGCACAGCTGACCTTCACCGACCTCGACGTGCAGTCTCCGGGGGCGGGCGTCTGCGCTGAAGGTGAGAGCTCCTCTGTGGACGAGCCCCTGGAGGTGACCAGGCGCAGAGCGCGGCGGATGTTGTCGCATCCCCCGTACAAGGTGCAGCGGCACGCAGCCAACATCcgggagaggaagaggatgctGAGCATCAATTCCGCCTTCGAGGAGCTCCGCTGCCACGTACCGACGTTTCCCTACGAGAAGCGGCTGTCCAAGATAGACACGCTGAGGCTGGCCATAGCCTACATCGCCCTGCTGAGAGAGATCCTCATGTCTGGCTGCGACCCCAAGTCCTACGTGGACGAGTGCATGAAGAACGGCTACAAGAATCAAACCAACGCTATTTGGAACACAAGTG ATTTGACAGCCCGCCTCTCTTGGATAAAGTGGGATTAG